From the genome of Papaver somniferum cultivar HN1 chromosome 2, ASM357369v1, whole genome shotgun sequence, one region includes:
- the LOC113351319 gene encoding uncharacterized protein LOC113351319 translates to MHEPIFVLNPFIPNAFINLPPIRISILHCDPVVVRGFGYARSTDEYKVVRIYYPQSRYEGIVEVYTIGSGYGWRNKGETSYFLCDSPGVHVDGALHWMDYKQWKIVAFDPVTEEFRVLPSPPCFFWLTLVTKVINLIHAPNPFRFVEDNFQLHLLGGFLCVIHNNNGERLDIWALKNDEKEHKVELVWSKEFSMECLEKDHTYEPFAITRNNKLLLWYDKYNLLCYDPKIAALSKLSDYEHVREDVKYFQAIPHVKSSVSVLALEGKVQEISACQPKEQKRSIGRVTWI, encoded by the coding sequence ATGCATGAACCTATCTTCGTCCTTAATCCTTTCATTCCAAATGCTTTTATCAATCTTCCACCTATAAGAATATCAATTTTACACTGCGATCCAGTAGTTGTTAGAGGGTTTGGTTACGCTCGTTCCACAGATGAGTATAAGGTTGTTAGAATCTATTATCCTCAATCACGCTACGAAGGAATAGTGGAGGTATACACTATCGGCAGTGGTTATGGATGGAGAAATAAAGGAGAAACTAGTTACTTCTTATGCGATTCACCTGGTGTTCATGTTGATGGAGCTCTGCATTGGATGGATTATAAGCAGTGGAAAATTGTTGCTTTCGACCCAGTAACCGAGGAGTTTCGggttcttccatcaccaccttgtTTCTTCTGGCTTACCCTCGTCACCAAGGTTATCAATCTCATTCATGCGCCTAACCCATTTAGGTTTGTGGAAGATAATTTCCAACTACACTTACTGGGAGGTTTTCTTTGTGTTATTCATAATAACAATGGCGAACGTTTAGACATATGGGCATTAAAGAATGATGAAAAGGAGCACAAAGTTGAGTTGGTTTGGAGCAAGGAGTTCAGTATGGAATGCCTAGAAAAAGATCACACTTATGAGCCATTTGCTATTACAAGGAACAACAAGCTCCTACTGTGGTACGATAAGTACAATCTTTTGTGCTATGATCCAAAAATTGCAGCACTTAGTAAGCTTAGTGATTATGAGCATGTTAGGGAAGACGTCAAATATTTTCAGGCAATTCCTCATGTGAAGTCTTCTGTTTCAGTGTTAGCTCTTGAAGGTAAAGTCCAAGAGATCAGTGCATGCCAACCAAAAGAACAAAAGAGAAGCATAGGAAGGGTTACTTGGATATAG